One Drosophila santomea strain STO CAGO 1482 chromosome X, Prin_Dsan_1.1, whole genome shotgun sequence DNA segment encodes these proteins:
- the LOC120456999 gene encoding phosphatidylinositol 4-kinase alpha isoform X2 codes for MTMTASDKYSYQRTVLCLARVLAGIQPTPWEKVQTLFRYCPQENAAGVFCLDTRAQDAVIALGIYFLEGGCQHEGQIVPYLLRLAKCLPKAVWIDDARSTKVERVRIPSAEKFSFCLNTLLSDIAAKCPDCREEIILNQVETLSALANIVKSSRDSSSAPPPIILCKATVPLLFGLARSMGRYASNDPPLLCRIFPPELLPIQKSGGRDGTGSNSSASGTCGGSFSSSERLAATHHFRPIIPRSMSGSLAQAQNASYDDGRQRSAGGKPSKPSLQSYFSVPYDPRTHFFTRYGSSFNQFPNMRVCESPTKGGPRPLYRVPPFPIQHLQTIFAVSKKLLTKDTLEHLDEQASDIFSLHQIKGYCYKSFSETLNLVLVTLLRELLQHQVDLPTPFTKDVQEFVKRLFLNGQTELQNKQQDQERERREENGIAVVNKYKVNVMANAACVDLLVWAIRDETEADKLCGRLSQKLNLELSHKIVMDHMPLLMVCLEGLGKLAHKFPNIAGTSISYLRDFLVAPSPILGKLHDHAMQSLAQQKKEKELTPFKIAVQHSDSRTAVVIYGDNQKLPGSGTGRSGHAAFESLRDAAIENLSIALRAAHTLDQFCVPALVANVSNRLFTAEKSGSESQGECHKSNLVSLNIIVMLGHVAVALKDTSKTTQNILQFFIQRFCKVPSEQNALIVDQLGCMIISQCETHVFDEIMKMFSRVTVQSASLAYTSDPEHRKQFHHVSDAVVNALGNIAANIQGDAEMLELLGKLLELFVQIGLDGERSYDNTPGAQKASSRAGNLGMLIPVIAVLVRRLPPIKNPRQRLHKLFKDFWAYCVVMGFTNARLWPADWYQGVQQIAAKSPLLISQTAHKSDMRELNYTLAIKSDSVNELRSQILVLLEHTSDNVATAINKLSFAQCTYLLSVYWLEMLRVENADEPSLEPIMSYLCDTALQRDKTGIWQCVKCVADQVFEKFRNVLYAHDEIREKVLESQATLLLVYFNHIHKPIQVVADQYLSFLVDRFPHLLWNRRVLWCMLDILQLLAYSLSLDPNEETPTLRVVSTPYTLQLMDSLPARELRLKDFADRCQGIVNEAMKWAPRSTRSHLQEYPNQIPTPVLAHHSGLALAFDSVVSSSALLTGTMSKRPSCVNSDTPRFVSVLCLRSKYAGEISGLLSVLSEKDKAGLADRLVSDVWEACAEKSDARHRGALWRATAYLIICSEISRKLLHAVASSQLELFTESAMETAVECWQWVLTARQDLELCFIQEMVSAWQTTFEKRMGLFAWETEVTNPLAAYEGCKLVSKPILIAPHLIWLQLLSEMVDTAKYCNRDKVEMFCLLLHRCLPILKSSKQNRQVSTVGCRFKLLQCGLSLLQGNTIPKSLSRNILRERIYSNALDYFCGPTTCPNQSREQLLEDIMILLKFWQTMRSEKKHLVTSEVGDYDLTNASVSSTQMLAVRNNPETASLISGSGLANDYTRSMSASGNAVGMGVGAAGGGSSSGWYNTIPHSTSTLSKRSNRSKRLQYQKDSYDKDYMKKRSMILELLAVELEFLITWYNPNCLPDLMVPGEEQITEWRNRPYKPNVWRDYARLAWCYNPALAVFLPQRIKNAEIIDEEVSRLVCSDPIAVCHIPEALKYLCTTKNLLLESPDLVYILSWSPVTPIQALAYFSRQYPSHPLTAQYAVKTLSSYPAESVLPYIPQLVQALRHDTMGYVVEFIKNISRRSQIVAHQLIWNMQTNMYMDEDQQHRDPNLYEALDQLSQSIIASFSGAAKRFYEREFDFFGKITAVSGEIRSFAKGIERKNACLAALSRIKVQGGCYLPSNPEAMVLDIDYSSGTPMQSAAKAPYLARFRVYRCGITELETRAMEVSNNPNSQEDAKMTLGVESWQAAIFKVGDDVRQDMLALQVITIFKNIFQQVGLDLFLFPYRVVATAPGCGVIECVPNAKSRDQLGRQTDSGLSEYFQHQYGDESSKEFQAARANFVKSMAAYSLIGYLLQIKDRHNGNIMIDKDGHIIHIDFGFMFESSPGGNIGFEPDMKLTDEMVMIMGGKMDSPAFKWFSELCVQAFLAVRPYQNAIVSLVSLMLDTGLPCFRGQTINLLRQRFVATKNNKEAAAHMLAVIRNSYQNFRTRTYDMIQYYQNQIPY; via the exons ATGACGATGACCGCCTCGGATAAATACTCGTACCAGCGCACCGTGCTCTGCCTGGCCCGCGTTCTGGCGGGGATTCAGCCCACTCCCTGGGAGAAG GTGCAGACCCTGTTCCGGTATTGCCCGCAGGAGAATGCAGCCGGAGTGTTTTGCCTGGACACGCGGGCCCAGGATGCCGTGATTGCGCTGGGCATCTACTTTCTGGAAGGCGGCTGCCAGCACGAGGGCCAGATTGTGCCCTATCTGCTGCGTCTGGCCAAGTGTCTGCCCAAGGCCGTCTGGATTGACGATGCGCGAAGCACAAAAGTCGAAC GCGTGCGCATACCGTCGGCGGAAAAGTTCAGCTTCTGTTTGAACACCCTGCTGTCGGACATAGCGGCCAAATGTCCAGATTGCCGCGAGGAGATCATCCTCAACCAGGTGGAAACGCTGAGCGCTCTGGCCAACATAGTCAAGTCGAGCAGAGACAGCAGCTCGGCGCCGCCGCCCATTATCCTGTGCAAGGCGACGGTGCCGCTGCTCTTCGGCCTCGCCCGTTCGATGGGTCGCTATGCCAGCAACGATCCGCCGCTGCTGTGCCGCATTTTCCCGCCCGAGCTGCTGCCCATCCAGAAGAGCGGTGGCCGCGACGGCACCGGCTCGAACAGCAGCGCCAGTGGCACCTGCGGCGGCTCCTTCAGCAGCAGCGAGCGCCTGGCGGCCACGCATCACTTCCGACCCATCATACCTCGCTCCATGTCCGGCAGTCTGGCGCAGGCCCAGAACGCCAGCTACGATGATGGACGGCAGCGGTCCGCGGGCGGTAAGCCCAGCAAGCCCTCGCTGCAGAGCTACTTCTCGGTGCCGTACGATCCGCGGACGCACTTCTTCACACGCTACGGCTCCAGCTTCAACCAGTTCCCCAACATGCGTGTCTGCGAATCGCCGACGAAGGGCGGCCCACGACCGCTGTATCGAGTGCCACCGTTTCCCATCCAGCATCTGCAGACGATATTCGCGGTGTCCAAGAAGCTGCTGACCAAGGACACGCTGGAGCATCTTGATGAGCAGGCCAGCGATATATTCTCGCTGCACCAAATCAAGGGCTATTGTTACAAGAGCTTCTCGGAAACGCTGAACCTGGTGCTGGTCACCTTGCTGCGGGAATTGCTGCAGCATCAGGTGGACCTGCCGACGCCGTTCACCAAGGATGTGCAGGAGTTCGTGAAGCGGCTCTTCCTCAACGGGCAGACGGAGCTGCAGAACaagcagcaggatcaggagcgGGAGCGGCGCGAGGAGAACGGCATTGCGGTGGTCAACAAGTACAAGGTCAATGTGATGGCCAATGCGGCGTGTGTCGACCTGCTAGTGTGGGCCATTCGCGACGAAACGG AGGCGGACAAGCTGTGCGGTCGACTGTCGCAGAAACTGAACCTGGAGCTCAGCCACAAGATCGTGATGGATCACATGCCGCTGCTGATGGTCTGCCTGGAGGGACTGGGCAAGCTGGCGCACAAGTTTCCCAACATTGCTGGCACCTCGATCTCCTATCTGCGCGACTTCCTTGTGGCGCCCAGTCCCATTCTGGGCAAGCTCCACGACCATGCCATGCAATCGCTGGCCCagcagaagaaggagaaggaacTGACGCCCTTCAAGATCGCCGTCCAGCACTCGGACTCCCGAACGGCGGTCGTCATCTACGGCGATAACCAGAAGCTGCCTGGCAGCGGCACCGGGCGCAGTGGTCATGCTGCATTCGAGTCACTGCGCGATGCGGCCATCGAGAATCTATCGATCGCCCTGAGGGCTGCCCACACACTGGACCAGTTCTGTGTGCCGGCTCTGGTGGCCAACGTGTCCAATCGACTCTTCACCGCCGAGAAGTCGGGCAG TGAATCGCAAGGCGAGTGCCACAAATCCAATCTGGTCAGTCTCAACATCATTGTGATGCTGGGCCACGTGGCCGTGGCGCTCAAGGACACCTCGAAGACCACACAGAACATCCTACAGTTCTTCATCCAGCGCTTCTGCAAGGTGCCCTCGGAGCAGAACGCCCTCATTGTGGATCAGCTGGGCTGCATGATCATCTCGCAGTGCGAGACGCATGTCTTCGATGAGATCATGAAGATGTTCTCGCGCGTCACCGTGCAATCGGCATCGTTGGCCTACACCTCGGATCCGGAGCACCGCAAGCAGTTCCATCACGTTTCGGATGCGGTGGTCAATGCATTGGGCAACATAGCGGCCAACATTCAGGGGGATGCCGAGATGCTGGAGCTGTTGGGCAAGCTGCTGGAGCTGTTCGTCCAGATCGGTTTGGATGGCGAGCGCAGCTACGACAATACACCGGGCGCCCAGAAGGCCAGCTCACGTGCTGGTAATCTGGGCATGCTGATACCGGTGATTGCGGTACTGGTGCGCCGCCTGCCGCCGATCAAGAATCCCCGCCAGCGGCTGCACAAGCTCTTCAAGGACTTCTGGGCCTACTGTGTCGTCATGGGCTTCACTAACGCACGCCTTTGGCCAGCCGATTGGTACCAGGGTGTGCAGCAGATAGCGGCCAAGTCGCCGCTGCTCATCTCGCAGACCGCTCACAAGTCCGACATGCGGGAGCTCAACTACACGCTGGCCATCAAGAGCGACTCGGTGAACGAGCTGCGCAGCCAGATTCTGGTGCTGCTCGAGCACACGTCGGACAATGTGGCCACCGCGATCAACAAGCTCTCCTTTGCGCAGTGCACGTACCTACTGAGTGTCTACTGGCTGGAGATGCTGCGCGTGGAGAATGCGGATGAGCCCAGTCTGGAGCCGATCATGAGCTACCTCTGCGACACGGCGCTGCAGCGGGACAAGACGGGCATCTGGCAGTGCGTCAAGTG CGTTGCCGACCAGGTCTTCGAGAAGTTCCGCAATGTTCTATACGCCCACGACGAGATCCGCGAAAAGGTGCTGGAGTCGCAGGCCACCCTGCTGCTGGTCTACTTCAATCACATCCACAAGCCCATCCAGGTGGTGGCCGATCAGTATCTCTCCTTCCTGGTTGATCGCTTTCCCCACTTGCTCTGGAATCGTCGCGTGCTGTGGTGCATGCTGGACATCTTGCAACTGCTGGCCTACTCCCTCAGTCTCGATCCCAACGAGGAGACGCCCACATTGCGCGTGGTCTCGACGCCCTACACGCTGCAGTTGATGGACTCGCTGCCGGCGCGAGAGCTGCGCCTCAAGGACTTCGCGGATCGGTGTCAGGGCATTGTGAACGAAGCCATGAAGTGGGCGCCGCGATCCACGCGCTCGCACCTGCAGGAGTACCCCAACCAGATACCCACGCCCGTGCTGGCGCACCACAGCGGCTTGGCGCTGGCCTTCGACTCGGTGGTGAGCAGCAGTGCCCTGCTCACGGGCACCATGAGCAAGCGGCCGAGCTGCGTGAACTCCGATACGCCGAGATTCGTGTCGGTCCTGTGCCTGCGCAGCAAATACGCCGGCGAGATAAGCGGCTTGTTGTCCGTGCTCAGTGAGAAGGACAAGGCCGGACTGGCGGATCGACTGGTCAGCGATGTGTGGGAGGCGTGTGCCGAGAAGAGCGACGCCCGTCATCGTGGCGCCCTTTGGCGGGCCACTGCCTATCTGATCATATGCTCGGAGATCAGCCGCAAACTACTGCATGCGGTGGCCAGTTCGCAGCTGGAGCTGTTCACCGAGTCGGCAATGGAGACGGCCGTTGAGTGCTGGCAATGGGTGCTGACTGCCCGCCAGGATCTGGAGCTGTGCTTCATCCAGGAGATGGTCAGCGCCTGGCAGACGACATTCGAGAAGCGCATGGGCTTGTTTGCGTGGGAAACGGAGGTCACCAATCCCCTAGCCGCCTACGAAGGCTGCAAGCTGGTCAGCAAGCCCATACTGATTGCACCGCATCTGATTTGGCTGCAGTTGCTCTCCGAGATGGTGGACACAGCCAAGTATTGCAACCGGGACAAGGTGGAGATGTTCTGCCTACTGCTGCACCGATGTCTTCCCATTCTCAAGAGCAGCAAGCAGAACCGTCAGGTGTCCACCGTTGGCTGTCGCTTCAAGCTGCTGCAGTGCGGACTGTCGCTGCTGCAGGGCAACACCATTCCGAAGTCCCTCTCCCGAAATATTCTCCGCGAGCGTATATACTCCAATGCGCTGGACTACTTCTGCGGCCCAACCACGTGTCCGAATCAGAGCAGGGAGCAACTGCTGGAGGACATCATGATATTGCTGAAGTTCTGGCAAACGATGCGCAGTGAGAAGAAGCACCTGGTGACCTCCGAAGTGGGTGACTACGATCTGACAAATGCCTCGGTGAGCTCCACGCAAATGCTGGCAGTGCGCAATAATCCGGAAACGGCTTCCCTGATCAGCGGCAGTGGCCTGGCCAACGACTATACGCGCTCCATGAGCGCCAGTGGCAATGCAGTGGGCATGGGCGTGGGCGCAGCTGGCGGCGGGAGCAGCAGTGGCTGGTACAACACCATTCCTCACTCCACGTCCACGCTGTCGAAACGTTCGAATCGCTCCAAGCGGCTGCAGTATCAGAAGGACTCGTACGACAAAGACTACATGAAGAAGCGCAGCATGATCCTTGAGCTGCTGGCCGTCGAGCTCGAGTTCCTCATCACCTGGTACAATCCCAATTGCCTGCCGGATCTTATGGTGCCAG GCGAGGAACAGATCACGGAGTGGCGCAACCGGCCGTACAAGCCGAACGTTTGGCGGGACTACGCCCGTCTCGCCTGGTGCTACAACCCGGCGCTAGCTGTCTTCCTGCCGCAGCGGATCAAGAACGCGGAGATCATCGATGAGGAGGTGTCGCGGCTGGTCTGCTCCGATCCCATAGCGGTGTGCCACATACCCGAGGCGCTCAAGTACCTGTGCACCACCAAGAACCTGCTGCTGGAGAGCCCAGATCTGGTCTACATACTCTCCTGGTCGCCAGTGACGCCCATCCAGGCGCTCGCCTACTTCTCGCGCCAATATCCATCGCATCCGCTGACCGCCCAGTATGCTGTAAAGACCCTGTCCTCGTATCCGGCGGAATCGGTGCTGCCGTATATACCACAACTGGTGCAGGCACTGCGTCACGATACCATGGGCTATGTGGTGGAGTTTATTAAGAATATATCGCGGCGATCGCAGATTGTGGCGCACCAGTTGATCTGGAACATGCAGACGAACATGTACATGGACGAGGATCAGCAGCACAGGGATCCCAATCTGTACGAGGCACTCGATCAGCTATCGCAAAGTATTATCGCCTCGTTTTCGGGCGCCGCCAAGCGATTCTACGAGCGCGAATTCGATTTCTTTGGCAAGATAACGGCCGTCTCCGGCGAGATTCGCTCGTTTGCCAAGGGCATTGAGCGGAAGAACGCATGCCTGGCGGCGCTCAGCAGGATCAAGGTGCAGGGCGGCTGTTACCTGCCCTCCAATCCGGAGGCCATGGTGCTGGACATCGACTACAGCAGCGGCACGCCCATGCAAAGTGCGGCCAAGGCGCCGTATTTGGCCAGGTTCCGCGTGTATCGTTGCGGCATCACGGAGCTGGAGACGCGCGCCATGGAGGTGTCCAATAATCCG AACTCGCAGGAGGACGCCAAGATGACGCTGGGCGTGGAGTCCTGGCAGGCGGCCATTTTCAAGGTGGGCGACGATGTGCGCCAGGACATGCTGGCCCTCCAGGTGATCACCATCTTCAAGAACATCTTCCAGCAGGTGGGCCTCGATCTGTTTCTGTTCCCCTACCGCGTTGTGGCCACCGCTCCAGGG TGCGGCGTAATCGAGTGCGTGCCGAATGCCAAGTCGCGGGATCAGCTCGGCCGACAGACGGACAGTGGCCTATCCGAGTATTTCCAGCATCAGTACGGCGACGAGAGCTCCAAGGAGTTCCAGGCGGCGCGCGCCAACTTTGTCAAGTCGATGGCGGCCTACTCCCTGATTGGTTATCTGCTGCAGATCAAGGATCGCCACAATGGCAACATCATGATCGACAAGGATGGCCACATCATACACATAG ATTTTGGCTTTATGTTCGAGTCCTCGCCAGGCGGCAACATCGGCTTCGAGCCGGACATGAAGCTGACCGACGAAATGGTCATGATCATGGGCGGCAAGATGGACTCGCCGGCCTTCAAGTGGTTCAGCGAGCTGTGCGTGCAGGCCTTCCTCGCCGTTCGTCCGTACCAGAACGCGATCGTGTCGCTAGTATCCCTGATGTTGGACACTGGGCTGCCCTGCTTTCGCGGCCAGACGATCAATCTGCTGCGGCAGCGGTTCGTGGCCACCAAGAACAACAAGGAGGCGGCCGCCCACATGCTGGCTGTCATCCGTAACTCGTACCAGAACTTCCGCACGCGTACCTACGACATGATTCAGTACTACCAGAACCAGATACCCTATTAA